The sequence below is a genomic window from Primulina huaijiensis isolate GDHJ02 unplaced genomic scaffold, ASM1229523v2 scaffold8901, whole genome shotgun sequence.
GTATAGAATCCGGCCTCATTACCCATAAAAATCTCTGCTCGCTGTTTACCAATCCGTGCCAAAACTCGAGTAGTTGCTCTCTTGTCACCGTGGTTATGCTCCCGAAGCTGACATAAATAACTGATTTTGGTTTTTGTGCATTCAACCAGTCTATGCAATTCAAATCTTCGGCCCACAAGCTGCCTGAAGGAGTTGAGGCATCGGCCTTGTTCTCCCCGAGCCTCGACTTCAAGTGCGCATTACCTGGCCCAATGGTGTACAATCTCGGTATGTGCTTTAGAATATTTGATAATACAGGTTGCTCTAGATCATCAAATGTGTTCAAAATGAATGCTTTTGCTCGCACAGTTTGCCCTGTCAAGGTAATTACTTCCCAGAGGCTTGGGTCGCTTGTATCATCCACACCACACAATCTTGGTAGATCACAACGTCTTAGTAGACCTTCCATTCCAGGGATGGTTTTCGCAAATTCTTCCAACCCATTTTCTGCAATGCCCATCAAGAAAGATCAAGTACTCAATAAtagaaaattttattgtaaCCATTTTGTACAAAATGTTGGAAACTAGAAAATTTTGGAATCAGAAATCAGAATTTAAATCAGATGATAGAAAATTATTATGAGATGATAATTCATAATTCTAACTTGATATATAATTATACATGATCCCCATAATGAGTGAATGACATCTAGGACTCGCACGCTGCTACGTACTCTATGAAACCTTAGAGAGGGCTTATCAGTTCATAGCGCTCTGTTTAAATGCAACAAGGATATAATTGCCTAACAGTTGATGGACTCCTTAAGGGAGAGTCTCATGAGTTATCGGACCAGCCTATTCAAAAAAGACAATCTCCAAAGCTAGTATCCAAGTTGATACTGGACATCCATATTGCGAGTATAACCCGACTGTTCGATCCTATGATCGGCTCAATAATCCCTAGGTGCAATTTTGTGCACTCCTAGAAAAATTGTTTGATCCAAACGCATCAACTTAAATTAATTTCACACGTATAAGTGTGTAAATCAtccctttttttattattattacatgaaGTGAAGGTTTTTGCTACGACCTGGGCTCGAATCCGTTCTTGTTACACACGAAACTAATTGGTGTTATACAAACATCATTTGGCAGTTCATTAAAATTTATTGGGGGGCATTCCTTATAAAATACAAAACTAGCAATAAAAGATCTGACCTTGTAAGGGCATTTCATTAGCTTCTGTGGCTTGGCTGATGCAGAAGTATGTCCAGAAAGCACAAGCACTAATAGTTCGAAAATAGATCAAAGGAATCCCTCGCTCTTCCGCGAAATCAGCAGCAAAACTCAGCACCCCATCTGCTACTATGCACGTTACAGGTCTTCTGTTCGCAGAAGCAAACAAATCTTTCTCGATCagcattttcttgaaaattggtGCCACGTTGTTTATCAAGGATGGAATAATATCCGTTATTTTGTAACCAGCACGGGGGTGGTCATCCGGGAGACCATCTGGAATCGTCTGAAACTGGAAACCCGGATATCTGGTGAAGGTCGAACGAGTGCCGGTGTGCTTCAGGAGACGACTGTGGTTGAATTCAGACACGATGAACGTGACATGGAAATCGGATAAACAGAGGAGTTGGGCTAGATTGAGCATAGAATTCATGTGTCCTTGAGCTGGTAAAGGGAAAATGAGAACATGGGGTGGGAGTTTTGCTTCTTTGGAGCACATTTTCGCAGCACCGAGATTCAATAGAACATATTATGATTCTTGAATTTGTAGCACTGGCCAGCAAGCATTCGATGTTTGgagttcatttttttttcacgacagttgaagattttttataatttggaTCCTGAAATAAAATCTTATCTCAGATTTAAAACATCGGTGTCCTTGTTTTCTTCAACGCCCTgtgcatataaattttttaaatcaaaatggTTATCTGAATccttattttattaaagaaaaaggaTTCTCAAATCTTGATGTCATTGATGACTTCATTTTTTTATGGACGAAATTTCGCAACAATAATGATGTGGCGACACCGTATACCAATAATAATACAACACATTTTTTTAACAAGTATATTCcactttaattattttatgtaacAACCGAAAAGAATCCATGGAGCTATGATGGTCTCAATCTCCTACacaaaactttttttaaatcaattctCAATTGATTTGTCTTTTCCAATCTTAATACACCAACAATCAAATATTGAGATATatgttgaaagaaactcaaTTATCTTAGAATCCAAATGAAGTCCCTTTTACTTTTGAAACatcttcaaaataaataaaaaataaaaaaagagaagaagatTGTTGCTGGGGTGAATTCATCACAAGGAAATATTGGTTGAAGGACTAAGATGAACATATTGCAAAAGCATGATGCAACGGCTTTACTAATCTGGCACTAGGAAATGACCAAAGCAATGCTAGTTTTTGGGGATTGGTTGGAAAATAATATAACCATGAGTTACAAATGGAAGGGAAAGTTCATTCAAGGTACATGCGCCAACATTTCAGGATCTTGCCTAAAAAAAATCGCTTTCTAAACCTAACTAGAAGCCTTCAATCAAAGGGAATAGTCGTTTGAGATAAGatattcttaaaattttattacaatattttttttacttgaaaTTCAACAAANGGGTATCACAATTATCCCTCTTTCAGAACGATACGTCCTCGTCACAGCCTGACCTCTCGATCCACAGcgtcgagaatctagaggtggctcctacatgttcaagaggtggctcccgtcatgtagcactttgtccttcaggttcaagaggtggctcccatgcacgtagcactttgccccgcatagcacttatttctctGTGTTCCTTGCCCGTGACCgtctctgataccattctgtcacgtcccgagcccaggtccgcgcctgcgtgactgcacaatgggcccatatagcaactacttcgtattcgtcctcgctttactaaaatgattaacccaagttgttatagaagtctattgtaaacccattataaactcattttaaatatttaatttttaagatgtggaaCAAGAGGTATCACACGTTCGAAAAGTTCGAAGGAGATTCATCTTCATCTCTTTTCTCCACGCTCACTGACGATGAAGGAATTGATGTGCTAGATGTATCCAAAACAATTAGACCAATAGGAAGAAAGACCTTAAAAGCGAGTGTGAAAGGATCTGGCTCAAAAAAATCGCCCATGACGGATTTGTATGCAAAAATGCGAGATGATCagaaaattttttatgaaattaaggATACGAAGATTACTATATCAAGAGAGCATTATGCAAAAGTTGAGGAAAAAATGGCAAAGAAGTATGAAATAGAGCTTAGGAAGCTGGAAATGAAAAAGAGGAAGCAAGCAATGAAAGAAATGAAGCAGTAGAAAGTAAGAAAATCGGATCATAGATAAAGATATTATCAATCCAAACATGAATAATGTGCAACGTGGGTATTTTATGAAGTTGCAACaaacaattttttataaaagaatTGGGCAGCAATTTATTTAGTTGTAGGTAATTCActttaattatttgtaattttttatttttttatatttcttaatttcctataatatttaaattttaattatgtgtaattttaatttcttttaattatgtaattttattttatgttcaaatatctatatatctaatgaaattaaaaaaatttaacatttcaacATCTTCTCTGCAACATCATTTCACTCTCGTATAACCATAAGATAAAGTTATCATCGTTGACATCAGTATGCAATGAAGTTACCAACTTCATCG
It includes:
- the LOC140970577 gene encoding 7-deoxyloganetic acid glucosyl transferase-like, with the translated sequence MCSKEAKLPPHVLIFPLPAQGHMNSMLNLAQLLCLSDFHVTFIVSEFNHSRLLKHTGTRSTFTRYPGFQFQTIPDGLPDDHPRAGYKITDIIPSLINNVAPIFKKMLIEKDLFASANRRPVTCIVADGVLSFAADFAEERGIPLIYFRTISACAFWTYFCISQATEANEMPLQENGLEEFAKTIPGMEGLLRRCDLPRLCGVDDTSDPSLWEVITLTGQTVRAKAFILNTFDDLEQPVLSNILKHIPRLYTIGPGNAHLKSRLGENKADASTPSGSLWAEDLNCIDWLNAQKPKSVIYVSFGSITTVTREQLLEFWHGLVNSEQRFLWVMRPDSILGKDGDRIPAELEKGTKENGYMVEWAPQEEVLNHSAVGGFLTHGGWNSILESMVAGVPMICCSYFADQMVNSRFVSEVWKIGLDIKDRCDRVVIENAVRELMEVRKDQFLDMADHLAKKAKMTISEEGSSYRNLNDLIEYIESFCI